One Lentisphaerota bacterium genomic window, AAAGGCACCCTCCTCGATGCCTGCAGGTTGCCCAGGGTGCGGATGCTGACGCCCAGGTATTTCGCCGCCGCAGCGCGTCTCAGGTACCCCGGCCGGATGTTTTCGGTTTCCTTGTTCTTCATGTTCCCAAGCCTCCTTCAAGCTGATTGCCGC contains:
- a CDS encoding helix-turn-helix domain-containing protein, which encodes MKNKETENIRPGYLRRAAAAKYLGVSIRTLGNLQASRRVPFSKLGEKTCLFRISDLDAMVARFRQDCIGGAA